Genomic window (Polycladomyces subterraneus):
CCCTCTTGCGGCAGTCGGTCATTGTAGCCTTGAATCAGTTCCACCTGAGTTTCCTTCGCTCCGGGGAAACTCAGGAAAGCCAGTTTCAAGGATTCTTTCGTATGTGTCAAGGTCGAAACGAGTTCCAACCCGATCACTTCACGGTAAAATGCAATGGATTTCTCCAGATCCTTCACCATGATACCCACGTGTTCGATTTTGCGTACCGCCATTGAAATCACCCTTTTCTATGACGATTGATCCGGGTGGCCTTATCCTGTTCGCTGAAAAGGCACACCCGCAGTGTTGTTGTGCATGAGTCAGACACGCCCTCACGACCGTACCACTCATCACCAGAT
Coding sequences:
- a CDS encoding VOC family protein; this translates as MAVRKIEHVGIMVKDLEKSIAFYREVIGLELVSTLTHTKESLKLAFLSFPGAKETQVELIQGYNDRLPQEGKVHHLAFTVDDIQKEWDRLKQLDISFIDDEIVSLPNGSKYFFFHGPDGEWIEFFEPA